From a single Mobula birostris isolate sMobBir1 chromosome 13, sMobBir1.hap1, whole genome shotgun sequence genomic region:
- the LOC140208475 gene encoding uncharacterized protein → MAHQQVHTGERPFTCSDCGKGFTRSSDLMAHQPVHTGEWPFTCLDCGKGFTQPSHLMVHQRVHTGERPFTCSDCGKGFTQSSHLMVHQRVHTGERPFTCSDCGKGFTQSSHLIVHQRVHTAEWPFTCSDCGKGFTRSSELNVHQRVHTGERPFTCSDCGKGFTQSSHLKVHQRVHTGDRPFTCSVCGKGFTSSSTVKVHQRVHTGERPFTCSECGKGFTQLGHLQAHWSVHTGERPFTCSDCGKGFTQLSTLMTHREVHTRKRPFTCSVCGKGFTLSNQLLRHQFVHTGQWPFTCSDCGKGFTQSSELKVHQRVHTGERPFTCSECGKGFTRSSHLQTHQSFHTGERPFTCSDCGKGFTQSSELQRHQRVHTGERPFTCSACGKGFTQSSHLQRHQQVHTR, encoded by the coding sequence atggctcaccagcaagttcacactggggagcggccgttcacctgctcagactgtgggaagggattcactcggtcatctgacctaatggctcaccagccagttcacaccggggaatggccgttcacctgcttggactgtgggaagggattcactcagccATCTCATCTGatggtacatcagagagttcacactggggagaggccattcacctgctcagactgtgggaagggattcactcagtcatctcatctgatggtacatcagcgagttcacactggggagaggccattcacctgctcagactgtgggaagggattcactcagtcatctcatctgatcgtacatcagcgagttcacactgcggaatggccgttcacctgctcagactgtgggaagggattcactcggtcatctgaactgaacgtacatcagagagttcatactggagagaggccgttcacctgctcagactgtgggaagggattcactcagtcatcgcatctgaaagtacatcagcgagttcacactggggacaggccgttcacctgctcagtgtgtgggaagggattcacttcatcatctacagtgaaggtacatcagcgagttcacactggagagaggccgttcacctgttcagagtgtgggaaaggattcactcagttaggccacctacaagcacactggtcagttcacactggagagaggccgttcacctgctcagactgcgggaagggattcactcagttatccaccCTAATGACCCACCGGGAAGTTCACACCAGGAagaggccatttacctgctcagtctgtgggaagggattcactttgtcaaatcagttactgagacaccagttcGTTCACACTGGacagtggccattcacctgctcagactgtgggaagggattcactcagtcatctgaactgaaggtacatcagcgagttcacactggggagaggccgttcacctgctcagagtgtgggaaaggattcactcgctCATCCCACCTACAAACACATCAGTCATTTCACacaggggagcggccgttcacctgctcagactgtgggaaaggattcactcagtcatcagagctacagagacatcagcgagttcacactggggaaagaccgttcacctgctcagcatgtgggaaaggattcactcagtcatcccacctacagagacaccagcaagttcacactaggtag